The DNA segment TTGGCATGATTCATCTGCGGGCTGCTGTGGCCGCTGCACGGCATCAGGATCGACACACCGCCAACTCCCTGTTGGAGAAGGCGAAGCGGCTCGCCGACCGGCTCGGTTCCGACGGGAACTACTGGCAGACGTGTTTCGGTCCGACGAACGTCGAGCTGCACCGCCTGTCGATCGAGCTTGACCTGGAGAACATCCCGTACGTCGTCGAACATGGCGGCATCGACGTTTCCCACATGCCGGCGGAACGCGCCGTGTCTCATCGCATCGACTACGCCCGCGGCCTCTGCCTCAGAGGTCGCGTCGACGAGTCCTTCAGCGAACTGCGGGAGGCCGAACGCACCTCGCCCCAGCTCGTGCGGAACAATCCACGGGTACGCGAGACCCTTCGCGACCTGAGGAAGCAGTCCCCGGTCACGGGCGGCGGCCACTCGTCCGAGCTGCTGGCCATGGCCCAACGATGCAGGGCGGTGCAGTGAGTTCGATGCAGGGCAAGGTGCTGGGCGTCGTCGGATCGAGCGCCGGCGGGATCGAGGAACTTCGTACAGGGCTCGTGGCCCCGGCGCTCGAACGGGGCTGGACGGTTGCGGTCACGCTCACACCGACCGCAGGTCAGTGGCTCAGCGCGAGCGGCGAGACGGCGCAGCTCGAGGGGCTGACCGGCCTTCCCGTGCGGTCCGAATCACGCCTGCCGGGTGACTCCCGGCCGCATCCGCCCGTGGACTGCTACGTCGTGGCCCCGGCAAGTGCCAACACCGTCGCCAAGCTCGCCCTGGGGATCTCAGACAACCAGGCGTTGACACAGGTCAACGAAGCCATCGGAACACTGGACCTTCCGCTAGTCGTCTGGCCGCGTGTGAACGCCGCGCACGCTCGCCACCCTGCGTGGGAAGGGCACATCAAAACTCTTCGCAGTTCAGGGGTGCGGTTGATCTACGGAGACGAGGTATGGCCGCTCGCCGAGCCGCGGGCTGGGATGCCGGGACGCCGGTACCCGTGGGAAGCCGTACTAGACGCGGCCAGCAGGGCAGTCTCCTGACAGTTCCACCAATAAGTCGTGGAAGTAAGAGCAATTGGACCCGGACAGTCTGTCCGGGCCCTTCGTCTTGACCGGCTCCAGTCTGAGGGCATCACCGGCTAACGGAGGGAACGGATGCCCGATCAGGGATTGAGCGCGGCGCTTCCCGGCGCAACGACGTGGGGCGACGCATCCAGAAGCTCCCCGAACGCACGCACGGATGCGATGGGTGGCAATGACCTCGATTCTTCACTTGCGGTGTGACGTCGGTCGGTTCGGCGGTTTGCCCGTAATGTCCCCTGCCGTTCGAGGACGGGCCGTCGCGTGACGCTGCGGGGCGTCGGGTTCCACGGGCCCGAGGGTGCTGCGGGTCCTCTCCTCTCCGCTGTCGTCGGGGCGGGGCCGACCGTCAGGTGTGGGCCGGAAGCTGGGTGGCCCGCTGCCAGGCGGTGGCGAACGCCGGCGCCCAGGGCCAGGTGCGGTCGAGGTGGAGGGTGCGTCTGCGTGCGTGGGCGGTGAGCCGGGCGGGCAGGTGGTAGAGCCTCCTGCGGATCGTCTCCGGTTCGGCGGCGGCGAGTTCGGGCTCGTCATGCAGGAGAAGGAGCCTGGTCCATGCGTCGAGGTCCGCGGCGATAGTGGCAGCCAGCACCCAGGCGGCGTTCAGCTGCCAGGACTTCGAGGGCAGCAGCCCGAGGCCGATCCGCTTGATCGCCTTGACACGATCCTCGACCTCGGCATGATCACGGTAGAGAGCATCGACGAACCACACCTGCCCGGAGCCGGACACCCCGGAAAGCCCCTGGTGGGCGGGGATGTTCGTGGCGACGATCTGGTAACGCCAGCCGGTGCGCTGCTCGAACGCGGTCAGCTTCTTCAGATCGCGGCGCGAGGGCTTGACCCGGCGCACGATCAGCCGCATCCCCTCGGGCCAGCCGCTCAGGTCGCGCACCCCGGTCAGCTCGGCGACCTGGTAGGTGACCTTCTGTCCGTCCGGGCCCTTGATCTCGTGGACCTCGCCGTCCTGCCGCAGCGCGTCGTTCCACACGTCCGCGGGCAGCAGTGCGATCGCGGCCTCGTCGGCGGTATTGATGGCCCAGCCGGTCACCCAGCGCACTCGGCGGCGGCTGGTGGTCAGCGCCTGCAGATGCTCAAGGAGGCCGTGGCTGAAGGCCGCGCCGTCGATCCTCACCAGCAGCTTCGACCACAGCGGCAGCGGAGTTGCCGCAGCGCGGCGGCCAGCACCGTCTTGTGGTCGGCGACGTCGTTGGACGCCGCGTTGCCCGGCCGTAGCAGCATGGTCACGCACTCGCGGGTATTGGCCAGCCAGGCGCCCAGCGGGTGATGTCCGTAGCCGCCCTTGAACGTGCCGGCCGCGCCGTCCTTCTTGCTGGTGCAGGTCACCAAGGTGGCATCGAGATCCAGGACGTACCAGTTGGTGAGCGTGCGCCCGCATACCGAGATCCACGGGAACCCACCGGGCCGCAGGGCGAGCAGCGTCCACACCCCACGCCGTATCAC comes from the Streptomyces sp. KMM 9044 genome and includes:
- a CDS encoding flavoprotein — protein: MQGKVLGVVGSSAGGIEELRTGLVAPALERGWTVAVTLTPTAGQWLSASGETAQLEGLTGLPVRSESRLPGDSRPHPPVDCYVVAPASANTVAKLALGISDNQALTQVNEAIGTLDLPLVVWPRVNAAHARHPAWEGHIKTLRSSGVRLIYGDEVWPLAEPRAGMPGRRYPWEAVLDAASRAVS
- a CDS encoding transposase is translated as MRIDGAAFSHGLLEHLQALTTSRRRVRWVTGWAINTADEAAIALLPADVWNDALRQDGEVHEIKGPDGQKVTYQVAELTGVRDLSGWPEGMRLIVRRVKPSRRDLKKLTAFEQRTGWRYQIVATNIPAHQGLSGVSGSGQVWFVDALYRDHAEVEDRVKAIKRIGLGLLPSKSWQLNAAWVLAATIAADLDAWTRLLLLHDEPELAAAEPETIRRRLYHLPARLTAHARRRTLHLDRTWPWAPAFATAWQRATQLPAHT